One Nicotiana tabacum cultivar K326 chromosome 23, ASM71507v2, whole genome shotgun sequence genomic window, tcacaaACTCTTCGGAATCAATTTGCACAtgaccaagccatcagaactgaacttCTCTAAATGAACCAAGTCGCGCAGAGTGCCCAGCTCGTAAGGTATTGCCTCAAACATCTACAAAGCCCTATTATACTAAAGAAACTGATCAACTCTATAACCTGTTAATCCAAGCCATTGCTATACGAACCCATCTTCTTCAAATTACTCATGACCCGCCTTCACGGAAACACTACCCTTTCCTAGTACACTATGACCTCAATCAAAACTCATCTCAAGTGGCCCCAACATAAAATCTCATCATCCTCAGACTCGTAGGCCACTTTACTCCCTTTTATACGCCCAATAGTACCTCAAACCGAAATACTTGCTCTAAAGAGATCTTCTACAAACCTGAAGTTGTTTCTTACATCAAACACTGCCTCGCAGAACCGATGATAATACAAAAGTGCTCCAAGCCTCTCCCACAATTCGATGTCAATCTCAACTCCTCAGCCGCATGATGAATCCGAAAATCCTTAGATACCACATCTTAAATATTGAACTCACTAGAACCAccctcgagagtcacccactcaaTGCTAGTCCTGCATATATAGCCAAACATGCCGACGACTAGTGCTCTATTAGCAAATAAATACTCTTGAAGAAACAACCGAGCGAACCCCTTTCCCTTACATGCTATATCCACGAAGGACTATCCAACCTGAGCCATTCCACAACTACATATAACAATCAGGTGAAATATAACATGCATCCAGCAAATTGCTTACCCGAATCAATCTCGAAGTCATCTTCCTCAAgccataactaatccacaagtgcACTGAAGTCCAGGAATGCAATAAGACATCACCACATGATCCAAGCGTTGATGATAGGCTCCCTCACTTAGCCTCAAGCCACAATCATATAGCTTAAGAGCGACAATGATCGTTCTTCCTTAATTACCATGACCTCACGCTTTTACTCAGCTGACTTTCCCATAAACTCATGTTGCAGTAACCATACACATCCCAAATTATCAATCCAAATACATACTCAACCTCGTGGTAGTCGTGCCATCTGCCTCAAGCGATCCAGACTCGTGTCATAATACATACATCCTATTGGATAGAAGGTAAAATTCCTCATAGCAACCTCATAAGAAATCGTACCACTTCACATCAACACATCCAAAACTCAAGACTGTATGGCACACCAAGATGATAATCAAACATTCACATTCCCTTTGTAGCTCAAGCAAAGCCATTCTTGTCAACTTCAAACTCTCCAAATGTAAGAAGTTAGCACCGAAATAAAATGCACAATCTTAGTCAtttgtccataatgacccaagtTGCACAAACCTTCCTCAAAGCATGTGGCTACCCTACCACAAATCCCATAATGATATGCCCCCACTTCCATGTAGGTGTAGCCACCTCCTGAAGTAAGCCTCTCGGTCCCTAATGCTCATTCTCGACTAGCTGACAATCAAACACCATGAGACATGCCTAatgatgtccttcttcatcctctgccactcacaatgttgcctcaaatcacaATTTATATCTGCACCATCAATATGAACAAAATACCATAAATTATGAACCTCCTCAATGATCATCTTCGTTGAACCATTAATACTGGAAACATAAATCCGACCTTGAGGTCGCAAAACATCGACTCACTAAGGAccacctccttagcaccacctcgcACAATGTATCACTATGGACAAGCAATTGTAGATCATCACACTGACGAGctttgatgcgctcaaacaaagacaACCGTGCGACCACCCAAGTAAGAACTCCACTATGTTTAGAAATGCTTGATCTCACGATTCTATATACCAATTATTAGAACTTTTATAGCCAAATACCTTCCCTCCGCCAGAACAAACTCCAAACTCCAAACCGTGAACCAGATAGTTACCTTCACAGGGCTTCAACTACCGAGACATATGTGCAATCTCCCTATCACTTTGTGCTAACACCGCGCCAAAACCAACACGTGAAGTATCACAATAACTGTGCAAGGCCTCGAACCCgtgggtaacaccaacactggggcggCTATAGATGGAAACTCTCCACAAAGAGATGATAGTAGTCAGCCCTCAACAGAGTAGAGAAATATCCCATAACATAGGTGCAACATCATCACGAATCGCCGAATCACAACTAGCAACGAGTACTCAACATAGCGTACGAACAATGagaagaaactacttttttctgcttctcagaaGCTGCTTCTGTTTTttcccaaaagtactttttttacgTTTGACTGCGAAGCTAAGTTGCGACCATCGATTGGCAGAATGTCGGTGACGAGGTTTGCGAATGTCTATTCTGGCCTCCGTTGCAATGGAGCGACAGTGTGGATTGTTCCGTTGGTAGAATAAACAGCTTGCTATATATAAGGCTCTGATTGGCAAAACCGACGTTTGATTTGTACAGGGCACTCCGATCGATTGAGCTGACGGTTTTCCATATACAGGAGTTCAATTGGTGAAGCCGACGGCTCGTTTGTAAAAGGTGCTCCGATTGGTTGAGAAGGCAGTTTTCTATATACAGGGGTTTCAATTGGTGAAGCCAATGGTTCGTTTTGTACAAGGTGCTCTGATTGGTTGAGTAGACGATTTGCTATATACAATGCCTTTTTCGTATCAGCGGTCAGACTCCAAGGTACCTGCAAAGGATTCAAAGATTAGCTTTAGCTGTACCAGAAAATTTAAATAAGGGAGTAAAGAGAAGATAATCCTAGGAAGGTGGTAGATTCATTATTTGCCCCAGTGTGGTCTCAACGCTTCCTTGCTTCCTGTTGACCCTAcactcaaagaaaaattcttagtgGGAGCGGGGAGGTTAGTTTGTGTCGACCACAGTGTTGGTTAGCCCCGGCCTTTGATATGGTTACGCCAAGAAGATCGATAGGTAGAACAAATTACTATatctttagaaaaataattttgaaaagcTTTATTTTAAGACAAATGTTGTCGGTCTGGATTATGACATGCTACAAAAAGTTCTCCACACGCGAGCGTCTCTTCTTAAAAACTTTGTCCCGTTGATGTCGATCCTTCGTGATGTTTGATGACGTGGTTGCTTGCCGTTGCGATTGCGTCCTATTCAAACTAATGCATTACAAAGGTTTTCCTTAAGGTTATGACCGAACCCTTTCAGGTTGCTTACGTATCTACAATGGAATCAGGTCTGAACGTAGTTCATAGATGATGacaaaatatgatgaagatgaatGAGCCTGACTCAGGCAGCCTACGTATCCATATAGAATCTGGTCAAGACATAGTTCGATTATAATAGATGCAAAAATGATGATATTAAGCATGAAATGGCTGAGTCTGACtcaggctgcctacatatccaaaTGCAATCAGGCCAGAACGTAGTTTAATTACCAAAGATGACTGAATatgatgaggattgcctacatatTCCTTTCTGAGGAAATCAAGTCGGCGTAGTTCCAGAGTAACGTACAAAAGTgatatttggtttttctattacaaaagaaaaGTGGGAGAGAAATCGAACCCTacatgggttgcctacgtatccctccaTGAGAagtcaggttgaacgtagttctgTTACAGCAAGAACCTAACTCTATTTGTCTTCAAACATAGTATCTCGAGATTGTGTCTGAGTTGATGGGCTTCGTGTTGATTCTTCCATCCATTTCTGCCAAGATTAGAGCTCCACCCTATAATACTCGGTGAACCACATAAGGACCTTTCCAGTTTGGTgcgaactttcctttggcttcctCTTGGTGGGGAAAGATTTTCTCAGGACCAACTACCCCGGTGTGAACTGACAAGGCTTCACTCTATTGTTAAATGCACTGGCCATCCTATTCTGATATAGCTAACCATGACATACTGCATCATTCTTTTCTCGTCGATGAGCATGAGTTGCTCCTGTCTGGCTCCTATCCACTCTGTGTCATCTAACTTGGCCTCTTGAATGACCCTTAAAGATGGTATCTTGACATATGGGGGTATCACAACTTCAGTTCCGCATACTAACATGTACAGTGTTTCCCCAATGGATGTTCTCATGGTGGTCCAATAACCAAGTAAGGCGAAAGATAGTTTCTCATTCCATTGCCTGTGATCGTCCACTATCTTTCGTAGaatcctcttgatattcttgttggctgcatCAACTGCCCCCATTCATTTGTGGTCTGTAGGCAATGGAGTTGCGGTGGACGATCCTGAACTTCTTGCAGATTTCTCTCATGAGGTCGCTATTCAGGTTAGCAGTGTTGTCAGTGATGATAGACTCTAGTATCCCGAATCTGCAGACAATGTTGTTTCGAATGAAATCTGCCACTACCTTCTTTGTGACGGCCTTGTAGGTAGATGCTTTGACCCATttagtgaagtagtcgatagctaCCGAGATGAAGCGAatcccatttgatgcggcaggctctaTGGGTCCAATCACGTCCATGCCTCAACCGGCGAGTGGCTAAGATCAACCCATCACGTTGAACTCATTTAGCAGAACCCGGATGAAATCCCCACGAATCTGGAACTGGTGACACTTCTATACGTAGCGGATACTATcgctttccatagtcatccaaaagtatccagctCTCAAGATCTTCTTGGCTAATGTGAACCCGTCCATGTGGGATTCACACGTGCCTGCATGTATTTCTTCCAATAACCCAGTTGACTTGGCAGcatctacacatctcaacaaacctaAATATggggtcctcctgtacaggacTTCCCCATTGAGGAAAACGTGGTTCGCCAACCGCCTGAGGGCTCGCTTTTGACTATTAGTAGCATTCTCTGGGTATTCTCCAGTTGCAAGGAATTTCCTGATGTCGTGATACCATGGCTTACCATCTGGCTCTTCATCTACATGAAAGCAATAGGCATGTTCATCCCTGATCTCTACCTCGATAGGGTCGAtgtagttcttgtctggatgctgaaTCATGGATGATAGAGTTGCAAGGGTGTCGGCAAACTCGTTCTGAATCCTGGGAACGAGCTTGAACTCAATCTTTGTGAGCTTCTTGCATAGCTCTTTCACGTAGTGTAGGTACGGAAGGATCTTGACATTTTTGGTGGACCATTCCCCTTGGAATTGGTGTATCAATAGATCGGAATCCCCTATGACCAAAAGTTCTTTGACGTTCATGTCAACTGCCATTTTGATCCCAAGGATGCAcgcttcgtattcagccatattattggtacaagggAATCTTATCTTTGCAAATGTTGGATAGTTCTGTCCGGATTCCGAAATTAGGACTGCCCCAATTCTGACTCTTTTAAAGTTTGTTTCTCCATCTAAAAACATTCTCCATCCAGGGTATGATTTTGCAATATTTTCCCCAGCAAATAATacttcttcatcaagaaaatacgtAGTGAGTGGCTCATAATCCCCATCCACCGGATTCTCTACGAGGTGGTCAGCTAAAGCTTGACACTTGATAGCTTTTTGagttatgtacacaatgtcaaatttgTTGAGGAGAATTTTCCATTTAGCGAGCTTTTCGGTCGGCATCgtcttctggaagatgtacttgagTGGGTCGAGCCGAGATATTAGATGCGTAATGTATGCTGACATTTAATGCCTTAGTTTCTAGGTGATCtaagttagagcacaacaagtgcattctgTCAAAGtatatgtaaggccccgtaaaagtttacCTAAAAACCCGGGATTTCTTGGTGTTGAGGTAGGCTATTGCGTTTAAGGATTgaagaaattcttcgcggctcgcAAGCTCGACGCAGTAcatactttttgggttgaacagtgcgttggggaggTGAAATTTTTTTTGGCAGGATAGGGCATTTCTGCGATCCACAATgtggccgcagaatcactcttGCGAGCCACAGAATCGCAATAGAGTGAAGCAGAAAATTGGGCGGATTTTGGATGATATTATACGGTAAATTATGCGATCACAAACACATTCTGCGCTTTTCATCGCATATTTTGTGTGAAGAAATTTGTTGGGTGATTCTGCGGTCAAATCTGCGACCGGAGaattggtctgcggaccgcagacctgcCGTAGACCCAACCCAAAACAACCTAGTTTTTGGAGATCATTTCCGCGCTTCAATTTGCAGACCGCATAGTTGTTCTGCAGTCCACTCTGCGATCTCAGACTTGGAATCACAAGGTccaatttttagtttttataacccgaccctatatCGATAAATAGTCCTAAAGGGTCATTTTGAAGAggaaaatctgatatttttagagagaggtgagagtatcttagagagagaaagagaagacctagctaattgttcatcaaaatcttgctcaagccttgaaattcaacaagaaagctcacaagatcttcacccaagaggtaaggttctaaccctagtcttcaattttgagtttggggtaaaagatgggtgattgggggtatgattcttgggtgtgagagtattatatATACATGCATGTGCCTAAAgggtttgtgggaagatttttgagttcaaatgggtaaatattgggttgtgaagTGAAGAAAATCttatagaagaaccttgtagctaAAATTGCACACTTAATGTTTGATGAAATGCTCCAATGAGCTGGACCATGAACTTCtttctaattatggttcaatttttgttatgtttttaaatagattgaagttgctaagattcCCGGAAAATTGTAGTAAATTAAGAAAGCTCAAAgtgaggtatattggctaaactcttctcttagaattgaaccccacaatacccttgtaagtcccgagttgttcatcataaattgattattccgaataGGTGTTGTGACAaacgatatatgttcaatatgtgttccaaatgttcttgttatgttgTGTTACTATTTGaaaatgtgttcaaagtatggattGCATATTTAAATGTTATAACTTCAAGTCgtatttgaaatgaaatttatTTTGCCAACTTGTGTAGAGATTGTTATtgtggttacacctccacccgcatacattagagtgaggtggcagggccgctttgtgtatagttgtgGTATTGTGGTTACACCTACACCCGCATACAgtggggtgaggtggcagggcctctttgtgtatagttgtggtattgtggttacacctctacccgcatacatttgggtgaggcggcagggccgctttgtgtagagtttacgacattgtgattgcacctccacccgcatgcataggggtgaggcggcaaagccgctttgtgtaaaggtgGTTACAAAGGATCCTCATCTTAAAATTATAAAGGTTATTGAAAGCTTTGAATAAATTTGCTATGGCTTTAATGGCTATCTAacccttttattgttaccataATTCAACATAAtttatgttgtatttccaagtccttgaataggtgtttggttttcatactagtactatttgacatgtactaacgtcccttttgttgggggcACTTCATCTTTAaaggatgcaggtggttccacagcggaAGCCATTGACCAGTGCTAGTGGTATACTCTCTCCCtagttgacttggtgagccccacttcattttggggtcttgCATCTTTTATTccgtgtgtattatgttttgaggtatagccggagccttgttgccgacactatGATTGTACTCTTTTGTACCTATTAGAGGCTCCTTGGACACagtgtgtgttatatatatgGGTGTTAGGAAAGTCAAACTAATCTTGTTGTATTTGAACcacttgttccacttcaaactatgaaagtgtttgtattttgagactttataaATGAGGTAACTAATGGTGATGGAAAAATGGGTATTGTTCATGAATCCTCTTGGTGCTAATTAATGAAATTATCTTCTCTTCGTTTATGGGTGTGTTGGGTATAAGGAAATCTAGCAGGCTTGTTCGGCcaggttatctcggttgagcgccggtcacgctcccccAGGTTGGGCGTGACAGTATATTTGTCCTCGCATggcgtgaacttcttacttaagtTGTAGATGGCCTTCTCCTTTCTCCCAATTttgtcatgttgtcccaataCACAGCCGAAGGCGTTATCCAAGACTAATAGATATAGTAACAATGGCTTCCCGGGCTCAGGGGGAACCAATACTGGTAGATTTGACAGATACTCCTtaattctgtcgaaggctttctggcacTCTTCTATCCATTTTGTGGCAGCAttctttttcagcaacttgaaaatgggttcacagaTTACCGTGGACTGGGCTATGAAGCGATTGATGTATTTTAGTCTACCCAAGAaatcatcacatctttcttactcattggtggtggcaattcctgaatggccttgatttttgatgggtccagtTCTATCCGTTTCCTGCTTACAATGAAGCCCAATAgttttccagcagggactccgaaCGCGTACTTTGCTGGATTCAATTTCAAACTGTAAATCTGCAGGTGCtcgaaaaatttcctcaaatcgtCCAGGTGCTCTAAACTCTTTCGAGAcctgatgatgacgtcatccacatatacttcaatctccttatgaatcatgtcatgaaaaggggtggtcatggccctcatgtaggtggcaccggTGTTCTTGAGACCGAACGACATGACTCTATAACAGTAAACTCCCCAAGGTATGGTGAAGACTGTCTTTTCTGCGGCTTCCTCGTGCATCAAGATTTGGTGGTACCTagcgaaacaatccacaaatgactCCAGTTCATGCTTCGCGCAGTTGTCAATAaggatgtggatatttggtaaagTGAAGTCGTCCTTTGGACTAGCTTTATTGAGATCTCGGTAATCCACGCATATCCTGATCTTTCCGTCTTTCTTGGGTACTGGGCGATATTTGCCAACCAGCTGGGATAATTGGTAACCCTTACCACATTCGCCTCTttctgcttggttacttcctcctttttcttctttctgctACCGATTAACCCTGATTGGATTGCGTTGCTAGCCGCTTGCAGTGTTTTCATGGATTGTACTTTACCAGA contains:
- the LOC142177144 gene encoding uncharacterized protein LOC142177144, which encodes MPTEKLAKWKILLNKFDIVYITQKAIKCQALADHLVENPVDGDYEPLTTYFLDEEVLFAGENIAKSYPGWRMFLDGETNFKRVRIGAVLISESGQNYPTFAKIRFPCTNNMAEYEACILGIKMAVDMNVKELLVIGDSDLLIHQFQGEWSTKNVKILPYLHYVKELCKKLTKIEFKLVPRIQNEFADTLATLSSMIQHPDKNYIDPIEVEIRDEHAYCFHVDEEPDGKPWYHDIRKFLATGEYPENATNSQKRALRRLANHVFLNGEVLYRRTPYLGLLRCVDAAKSTGLLEEIHAGTCESHMDGFTLAKKILRAGYFWMTMESDSIRYV